The DNA region GGTTGGAGGAGTGCGTGAAGGTCTTGGGGCAGAGCGGGCAGCGGAAGGGCCGCTCGCCCGTGTGCACGCGCTGGTGCTGCCGCAGGTTGGAGGTCTGTGCGAAGCTCTTGCCACACACGCCGCAGGCGTGGGGCCGCTCGCCCGTGTGCACGTGCCGGTGGCGCCGCAGGCACGACGTGTTGCGGAAGGCCTTGCCGCACTCGCCGCAGGCGTAGGGCCGCTCGCCCGAGTGCAGCCGCAGGTGGTACTGGTAATGCGAGGACCACTTGAAGGTGAGGCCGCACTGGCCGCACGTGAAGGCGCGCAGGCCTGTGTGCACGCGCTGGTGGATGGCGAGCAGCGACGAGCGCTTGAAGGCCTTGCCACACTCGCCGCACTGGTAGGGGCGCTCGCCCGTGTGGTCCCGCAGGTGGTAGCGCAGCCCCGACGAGCCCTTGAAGGCCTTGCCACACTCGGCGCACTTGTAGGGCCGCTCCGCCGAGGCCGGGGCGGGCGCCAGGGCCGGCGGGCCGGGCGTGGGCCCCAGCGGCTCCTGGGGGCAGGTGACCTCGGCGGCCTCAGCCTGGGGGGGTGGGCGCCCGGCTGCGGCCTCCTCCACGTGGCTCTGCTGGTGCGCCAGCAGGCTGGCCAGCTGCGGGAAGGCGCCGTCGCAGCTGCCGCAGCGGAACGCCTGCCCACCCGCCGCCCCGTGGCTGTGCTGGTGGCGGGAGAGGCCGGCCACCGTCCGGAAGGACTTCCCGCAGGGGAGGCAGGCGAagccgggggcggcggcggcggcggcgggagcggGCTGGGGCAGCGGGGACTGCGGCGGTGGCGGCGGGTCGGCCTTGGGCACCTCGGAGGGCGCGGCGGCCGGCGGGGGCGGCGCCTCGGGCCCCGGGCATGGCTGGTGCTCCAGGAGCAGCTCCTCGCTGCCGAAGCCCAGCTCGCAGCCATCGCAGCGGTACACCAGCTCCACCGTGGTCTCGGCCGCCGCCAGGAAGAGCTCGGGCACCATGGGcgggggcgcgggcggcggcggcgcgggcgggCTGGGCGGCGGCAGGGGCCGCTGCAGGTAGGCGTCGGAGACCAGGACCTTGCTGCCGGCGGCAGGCTCGCGCTGCGGAGGGCCGGGGCCAGCAcccggggcaggggcgggggcagcGGCAGCGCCATGCGTACGCTGGTGCAGCAGCAGGTTGGAGGAGTGCGTGAAGGTCTTGGGGCAGAGCGGGCAGCGGAAGGGCCGCTCGCCCGTGTGCACGCGCTGGTGCTGCCGCAGGTTGGTGCTCTGCGTGAAGCTCTTGCCGCACACGCCGCAGGTATAGGGCCGCTCGCCCGTGTGCACGTGCCGGTGGCGCCGCAGGCTGGACGAGTTCTTGAACGCCTTGGGGCAGTCGGGGCAGGGGTAGGGCCGCTCGCCAGTGTGCTGCCGCAGGTGGTACTGGTAGTGCGAGGACCACTTGAAGGCCAGGCCGCACTGGCCGCACGTGAAGGCGCGCAGGCCCGTGTGCACGCTGCGGTGGATCTGCAGCAGCGACGAGCGCTTGAAGGCCTTGGGGCAGTCGGGGCACTGGTAGGGCCTCTCGCCCGTGTGGCCCCGCTGGTGGTAGAGCAGCGCCGACGAGCCCT from Cervus elaphus chromosome 4, mCerEla1.1, whole genome shotgun sequence includes:
- the ZNF628 gene encoding zinc finger protein 628 isoform X1; this translates as MLGVMVGSHADMAPASTAEGAGEKPGPAAPAPQAQYECGECGKSFRWSSRLLHHQRTHTGERPYKCPDCPKAFKGSSALLYHQRGHTGERPYQCPDCPKAFKRSSLLQIHRSVHTGLRAFTCGQCGLAFKWSSHYQYHLRQHTGERPYPCPDCPKAFKNSSSLRRHRHVHTGERPYTCGVCGKSFTQSTNLRQHQRVHTGERPFRCPLCPKTFTHSSNLLLHQRTHGAAAAPAPAPGAGPGPPQREPAAGSKVLVSDAYLQRPLPPPSPPAPPPPAPPPMVPELFLAAAETTVELVYRCDGCELGFGSEELLLEHQPCPGPEAPPPPAAAPSEVPKADPPPPPQSPLPQPAPAAAAAAPGFACLPCGKSFRTVAGLSRHQHSHGAAGGQAFRCGSCDGAFPQLASLLAHQQSHVEEAAAGRPPPQAEAAEVTCPQEPLGPTPGPPALAPAPASAERPYKCAECGKAFKGSSGLRYHLRDHTGERPYQCGECGKAFKRSSLLAIHQRVHTGLRAFTCGQCGLTFKWSSHYQYHLRLHSGERPYACGECGKAFRNTSCLRRHRHVHTGERPHACGVCGKSFAQTSNLRQHQRVHTGERPFRCPLCPKTFTHSSNLLLHQRTHSAERPFACPVCGRSFVMAAYLQRHLRTHAPAAPAAGPQPQAPLAAAPAPSATQDVHVLPHLQATLSLEVAGGTAPAAASGAAAPNSQTFLLVQTAQGLQLIPSSVQPPTPPPPPAPPKLILLPSSSPAGGGSCARQGPRAAGKAGPGAGVVWLPGPGGLGVQRGSNAGANVGGQSLIVLQNVAGGETGPQEVSGVQLQPFRPAPELTTVQLQPAQEVTTVQLQPVTGPLSSSSGGAVTTEAPNLLVVQSGAPEELLADPGPGEPGEGEAGPGVVPDVLFETLQTEEGLQSVLVLSGADGEQTQLCVQEVETLPSGLAEPPASGPPGQKLLIIRSAPAAELLESGGAGGGAAGLQLLAPPPPGPAAAPAGVPAAPGPQMVQVVPAGAAPGGVAPQGLPSIQIVQTLPAVQLVHTF
- the ZNF628 gene encoding zinc finger protein 628 isoform X2; translated protein: MVGSHADMAPASTAEGAGEKPGPAAPAPQAQYECGECGKSFRWSSRLLHHQRTHTGERPYKCPDCPKAFKGSSALLYHQRGHTGERPYQCPDCPKAFKRSSLLQIHRSVHTGLRAFTCGQCGLAFKWSSHYQYHLRQHTGERPYPCPDCPKAFKNSSSLRRHRHVHTGERPYTCGVCGKSFTQSTNLRQHQRVHTGERPFRCPLCPKTFTHSSNLLLHQRTHGAAAAPAPAPGAGPGPPQREPAAGSKVLVSDAYLQRPLPPPSPPAPPPPAPPPMVPELFLAAAETTVELVYRCDGCELGFGSEELLLEHQPCPGPEAPPPPAAAPSEVPKADPPPPPQSPLPQPAPAAAAAAPGFACLPCGKSFRTVAGLSRHQHSHGAAGGQAFRCGSCDGAFPQLASLLAHQQSHVEEAAAGRPPPQAEAAEVTCPQEPLGPTPGPPALAPAPASAERPYKCAECGKAFKGSSGLRYHLRDHTGERPYQCGECGKAFKRSSLLAIHQRVHTGLRAFTCGQCGLTFKWSSHYQYHLRLHSGERPYACGECGKAFRNTSCLRRHRHVHTGERPHACGVCGKSFAQTSNLRQHQRVHTGERPFRCPLCPKTFTHSSNLLLHQRTHSAERPFACPVCGRSFVMAAYLQRHLRTHAPAAPAAGPQPQAPLAAAPAPSATQDVHVLPHLQATLSLEVAGGTAPAAASGAAAPNSQTFLLVQTAQGLQLIPSSVQPPTPPPPPAPPKLILLPSSSPAGGGSCARQGPRAAGKAGPGAGVVWLPGPGGLGVQRGSNAGANVGGQSLIVLQNVAGGETGPQEVSGVQLQPFRPAPELTTVQLQPAQEVTTVQLQPVTGPLSSSSGGAVTTEAPNLLVVQSGAPEELLADPGPGEPGEGEAGPGVVPDVLFETLQTEEGLQSVLVLSGADGEQTQLCVQEVETLPSGLAEPPASGPPGQKLLIIRSAPAAELLESGGAGGGAAGLQLLAPPPPGPAAAPAGVPAAPGPQMVQVVPAGAAPGGVAPQGLPSIQIVQTLPAVQLVHTF